In the genome of Calothrix sp. PCC 6303, the window GGATAAGCTCTAAAAATATCTTTGATATAAGATTGGATTCCACCTTCTTTCGCAAATAGTTCTAAAAACACGAAACAATGGCGAATTTGAGGATGAATTTTTGCAGATGATTGCAAGTTAGTTCTGATTTGAATTGCTGACATCGTAATTTATCAAAATAAAGAGAAAATAATTAATATTATGAGGATGTTTAAAAAGTTTTGAGTCATGCATCAAAAACTTTTTAAACAACTTTCGAGGTAGATATAATCATCTTAAATTTGGATTCTATCTTTGAAGACAGAAAATATGCCTGATACAAAATATTTAATTCAGATCAACCTTGATTAGAATTTAAAAAATGATGAATATAGTAAATGCTACAAAAATATAAATTTAAACCGAATTTTACCCTGAGATTTTCACTAAAATAGAATCTTCCACAACATAGTTACTATCTATGGTTATGCACTTTGTTGTGAAAATCTTAACAAATTAACAGGAGTAACCCGAATGATATATTTACTGGACTGATTTAGTTTTTTTATACAAAACTGAATTTGTTAAGTTTGTTGTAAGAGGACTTCTATTCTCAGTTAGCCAAGTTTTGGGTTATTCACTGGCACCCCAGGAGTCCACCAAGGAAACTTTAAGGTCGTTGACTGGGTACATATCAGAATCAGCCAAAGACCCCTCCAAAATCAAATATGAGTCCCATATTGTAGAGGCATGATAAACTTATAGTACATATTGACTATCCTGACGAAAAAAAAATTATTTTCGTAATTCTTATCATTTGGTTAAATTTTCCTCACTGATTCCACAGGTTTTCCACAGGTAGTTAACGATTCTATTACTGCTGAGGCATTGCTTGGGGATTTAATTTTGTGATTAATGCTCAGGTGATGGACTGAGTTTATATGAAGTTAAGTTACAAAAAATAGCCCTGAAGCCTTATTGTTTCGTAAATATTTATTCTTTATAAACATTTTCGTAATATTTCGCAGCATTGACAAACCCACCCCCCTTGGCTGCACAATGATTCGGCTTGCTTATTTTGTCCGTTGAGTGACTGTGTAAAATAGCATTGCCTATTACCGCAGATGGACGGATTGCAGCAAGGATGATTTCAGCGATTTCATCCTTGGTTAAGAGAAGTAAGGTTTAGTCATTGGTGGATTTCCATGGAGAAGAGTCTCATGAACGCAACAGTCAATATTTTTACCGAAATTCCTGAATCCCTCCACGAGTCCCTTCGTAACTACTTAGAGAAGCATCCAGATTGGGACGAGAATAGAGTTTTGACGGCTGCACTATCATTATTTTTGCTTCAAAATGGCGAGAGCGATCGCAGTGCAGCTCGCGTCTACTTAGAAACACTATTTCAAAATAATTAGGGAATAGGGAACAGTAGATATTGGTATTGGGAATTAGGGACTTGAAATTAGATAATTATCTAATTTTCTATTATTGTGCAACTGAGAGAAGCCGACTGTGTTGGTTTCCGTCCTGTCAAACCTCCGAGCATTCCAATCTTTTCGCGCAAGACTTCGGCGTGAGCGCTCAGTCCTTACCTCCGGTACACTTCGTTCCGACAGGCTCAGGAACCATCGAAGGGTGCCTAAACCACAGGATATTTTATTTTCTGGAAGTCCCTTAAAAAATGAGTAATGAGTAATAAGTCTGTTTTGTGACGTGGATTTAGACAAGGCACTTTTGTATGGGAAGCTTCCCCGTACAAAGCTACCGCCCCGCGCTGCGGTTGTTAAGCAGGAGAATTAAAGCCCCAAACGTGGTTAATCGAATAATCTGATTTAGAACAGGAATAGGGACACAACAGTAGTTGTGTCCCTATTCTTGTGACTATTTTCAATCAAAGAGAGATTAATAAAGCTCAAAACTTATGAAAATAAAACAGGCTAACCCTGGGAATTACTGAGATGATACTATTTTACTTGTCTGCATTTTTAGCCCAATAACTTAATATGCAGATGAGTAAAAGTTGCACTACCCAACCTATGCTTTGTCAGCCTGTGGAACTTGAGCAGGACACTCAAATTTGTATCCAACTCCTCGCACAGTTTGAATTAGCGCGGGTTGACTAGCATCGATTTCGATCTTTTTACGGATTTGACCAATGTGAACGTCAACTACACGCTGATCGCCAACATATTCATAATCCCATACCTCTTGAATTAGTTCGGCTCGTCGCCAAACACGTCCTGGATGACTTGCAAGAAAGTGTAGCAAATCAAACTCTAAAGCTGTTAGGAGTACAGGCTGACTATTGAGGCTAACCTCCCGCCGCACTGGATCAATCATCAGTTTTTCAAATACCAAACGCTTTTGTTCGGCAGTGGTGACAACCCGTTGACGCTTCAAAATAGCCCCAACGCGAACTTCCAACTCACCCAAGCCAAATGGTTTGGTTAAATAGTCGTCAGCACCTTTAGAAAAACCACGAATTTTATCGGCTTCGTCAGCGCGGCTAGTTAACATCAGGACAAACACCCCATTTCGACTTTGCATCTCTTGACAGAGATTAAAACCGATGACATCGGGCAAATTCACATCCAGAATTACTAAATCCGGGTTGAACTGTTCAAATAGCGCTAAAGCAGTTTTACCATCTTCAGCCGCCTCTACTTGATAGCTCTGTTTGCTCAAAAAGCGTTGGATTAAATTCCGAACCGCAGGGTCGTCATCAACTACAAGTATCTTGGCAGGAGCCATGACCATCACTTTACACAAAATTTATAGGATTTACAAAGCAGAGTTGTGCATCTAATCAGATGCGGTTTCTGCCGGGGGAGTCATAAGAATCTACAAGGCTAAAGCACGGGTTCCCTGATTTTTCCAAATACTAGTGTAATCAGGATTATGAATCACTAAAACACTAAATAGTAGGATATTCTGGAAGAATGCTAGCTTAGTTCCCGGTAGATGTGTGTATTTCTCTTAGCTGTATCTTAATGGTAAACTAGGATACTAATTTATTTCTATTTTCTAGGTAAATTAGCCAAATTCTATTTAAAGCCAATAATCGGGATCAAGATCATCAGGATTTATGAAATGGTTTAGAGAAATCAAAATTAAGATATGTTAAGTAGCTAAATGGGAAATTTCAGTAATATTTTCTCCTAAAGAATACTTTATCGACTGCTTTTAACTTAAATTCTAGAGTAAAGCCCTAACTGCAATAGCGCCATGAGGGGATACACGGAGTTATGTTGATATGTTAAAGTTACTATAGTTAGAACCACTAATTAGATAAAATTGAGTCGTGCTACTATCCAATTAGGGCTTAGGGCGCTAAATCGAACGAGGCATTAGTTTCGACCGAGATAAAATCCTAAATAAAATCCTAAATTTGTTATAAAATCTTCATAAACTGCTGCTAACTGAGGCAAAAATTATAAATTCCCATGAGCGATCAGAATCCCTACGACAAACTTGGGGTGTCAGAAGACGCTAGCTTCGATGAAATTCAAGATATTCGCAACCGCCTATTAGAGGAATGTGGCGGCGATTCTCGGCATTCGGAAGTAATCGAAGCTGCCTATGACGCAATTTTGATGGAGCGTTTGCGGATGCGCCAAGAAGGCAAAATCAAGGTACCCGAACGAATCCGTTTTCCAGAGCGTTTAGTCCAGCCGCAAAAAAAAGAAAATGTAGCCAAACGTGATCCCTCTCCAGCATGGTTAGAACGACTCCTAGATCAACCCAATCCAGCAGATATAATGCTGCCGTTTCTCTGGTATCTAGGCTTGGGTGCAATTGGTGTATTTTACCAAGCCGGTGGTGATCAAGTTTTACAACTAACTTTGGTTGTGGGAGTAGTGGTAAGTATCTACTTTCTTAATCGTAAGGAAGGTAAATTCGGTCGCTCAGTCTTACTAACACTTATTGGTTTGATAGTGGGTTTGGTTGCTGGTGCTGTAATTGCTAGCTTGATCCCGCTAAATGTTGCATTGCCTGCTTTAATGCCAGAACAGCGGTTTTCAACCGTGGTGACGTTTGTGTTGTTATGGTTAATTAGTAGTTTTCTGCGCTAGAAGGGACGTATCGTAAAGGTTGAAATTGATTTTAGTTTAGTTGGTGCGAAATTGAGGTAAAGTCGGTAAAATTACTGGGTAAAAAACTACCTGTGTTTTTCGTATCTTGTAGAGACGTAGCGTTGCTGCGTCTCTACAGTTGTTTTCGGAAGAAAATAATCATTTCGAGAGGCTAAAAAACTGGTTTTTTACTTCCCAGTAAGCCTTTTATTGGTCTAAAATCAGGTTGACAGCAGCTTCAAAATTAGGAACGATGAAGTCAGGATAGTAGACTTCAAGTTGAGTGCGATCGCGTATTCCACATTCTACAGCAATTACCTTAATTCCATGGGTTTTTGCTGCTGCAATATCAGCTTCTGTATCTCCCACCATCCAAGTATCTGTTGCTGGGGTTAACTCCTGCAAAGCCCGTTGCATTAATAACGGCTTATCTTCAATATCACGGGTTTTTACGTAGTCATTTCCCAAGCAATAACGGCGGTTTTCGGGAAAGAACTTGCCCAAATCACACCTTTCTAAAGCAAAATCTAATTCCCTGACGCGACGCATTGTCATTACTGCTAAATCTATGTCAGCTTGTTTGATTTTTAACAATACTTCTACTGACCCAACTGCTGGGATATCATACTCAAAATAGGGCTGAGTGTGGACAGTTTGCTTACGTAGTAGAGAAAACTCCTGTGCTTGTTGTTCATCCAAGCCCGACGCAATTGCAATCTTTGTTTCCGAAATGCGATCGCGTTTCATCTGCCAGAACTCATTTTTACCTAATTCCTGGATATTTTGCTGGGGAAATTTGATTTTTTGCAAGCAAAGTTTATAAACTTGGTAGTAACGCTCGGAAACGTCCATAATTGGACCGTCAAAATCTGTGATAATTCTTAGCATTGAGGATAAGTCAATTAATTAATCATTTTGCCAGACTTTCTAGCCTAAACTACCTCGTTTTACTTGTTCACGTTCAATAGCTTCAAACAAAGCTTGAAAATTACCTTCACCAAATCCTTTTGCTTGATGACGACGTTCGATAAATTCAAAGAAAAATGTTGGTTGACTAAAAATTGGTTGAGTGAAAATCTGTAAAAGCACTGATTCGGATAGTTCAGGTTTCCAATCTACCAATATTTCCTGTTGGGAAATTGCTTGTATTTCAATTGGGGAAAGGGAAAACCCGCTACGTTGACTCAGTTGTGAGTAATAGGTTGCGGGAACTGGGAGAAAGGCTAAACCCCGCTGCCGCAGTTGTGCGATCGCATTGGTAAGATTAGCAGTATTTAAAGCAATATGTTGAATACCTGCACCTCGATTCAAGTTAAGAAACTCTTGAATCTGGGAATTTGGGGTTGTTGGTTCATTAATTGGTAATTGCACAGCACCACCAGGAGAAATCATCACCTGACTATGTAATGCAGAACGCTCAGTTTGGATATTAAAAGCTTGTTGTGGGTGAAAATCAAGGATATTTTTATACCAAGCTACAGCATTTTCCAACCCACCCAAAGGGACATTGAGAACCACATGATCAATTCCCAAAAAATAAGCAGAATTCTTGGAACTAATTTCTTCCTCATTTCGATCAATTTGTCTTTCAATCAAAGTATGGGAAAGAGAACCCCAAGCAGCTACTTTACACCATCTAATAACCTCATCCTCAAATAAACACTCTTGGATAGGTTGGAGAAGTTGAGTATGCTGATTTTTGGTACGACTCATAACCCCTTCAATCTCATCCACTACAAAGGCAACATCTACAACACCAGGTGGGTGATGTCGCAAAAATTCAGCCACCGGACTTGTAGAGGAAGTAGGAGAAGATAATATAAAGCAGATAGAACCGCTTTTGACTACCTTTGTATAAGCTTCTAAGGTATTCTTCCCTAAGGGATAGCAGCAATTGACATCCTGATTTGCCTCGGCAAAGCCTAAGATGTGAATAAACCAAGAATACCAAGCTTCAGCATCTTCCACATAAAAGTGAATATATTCAATTCTCATAAGTGATGAAAATCCAGCCTCGCTACTTAACCTGCTGTCAATTTTGCCTTTTTTGCACAGTTTTTGACTCATTCCTCAGCAAGATCTACAATTTTTCAACAATAATTAAGATTAAGTAGCAAAAGTTATCTTGATAATCAAGTATTAAATAAAACAAATTTAATAGGATTTATACTCCTTATCTGAAAACATGTACCTAATTAACCCTGGTAAATTTAGGGCTATAACGCTTACTTCTTCCCGTATATTAGCTTAATTATGAAGCTTTATACCGAGCCCAAAAAAGAGGAAGCATCCTTGCACATTTTCCTGCTGGCTATTGAGAGTTATTTTTTTACTGTAGCTCATTGGGTGTGATTAAAATCTTCGTCTGGATATTTTCCGGAAATATCAAGTGCAAGCGGTAAAATTATCGGCAAAATTCGAGGAAATCACTTATTTTTAGGAATATAATTATTCAATCCGGGTGCATTAAATAAAGTCACGTATGTTTCGTTATCTTCGGGAATTTGATGAACTACAAATTCCGATTTACTCATAAAAATATCTTTAACTGTTTTTCCTGGTAAGTGATGTGATAAAACTTTATTCAAACCCAAATTGTATTTGCTGTTAAACACCTGAGATATTTTAGATAGCTGTACCCATTGATGATTTGCGCGGGTTTCTTCTTCCCGAATAATTTCTTTAATGTTGCTCAAGAATTGCTCAAGTGTTGGCAGCATTAAATGTGTTGTTAATTGATTAGTTTTACTATTGTTGATAGTAATGACATTTCCTTTTTTAGTTACATGATAAACCATCAATCCATTTTGCTGAAGATGGTTACAAAGGTTTGTCATGACTTTATCTGATGAACAAACTAAAACTTCCCTTGCATGGAAAAAACGCTCATGAATAGCCGAGCCAAAGGCAATCATTTTCCCATCAGCATTATCTTTGCCTGATGGGACATGAATTAAATCATAATTACGCATATGCAATTCAGTATCTAGTTTTCCCTTGCGATACCAATTGGCAAAAGCAACTTTAACTTGGATAGGAAAATTGCAAACAGTTTCTAAAAACCGTTCCGTTTCCGGGTTTAAAATAATATTTTCTGCATCTAACAATAAGACTGCGATGGGGGATTTATTGTTAGAATTGGCTAAAGGTTGGTAATTACTAGATTCAGAATCATTTTGAGAATTATTAGCTGCTTGTTCTGATTCAATTTGCTTTTGAGGTGATTCGCTTATTTCTTGGGTAGATTCATCACTCTTTAATTCTTGGAACCCAACTGGATAATTATTACTAATATCCAAACTAGAATTGAGATGACGATTTGTTTTTGATTCAGCCGGGTTCAGGTAATAAATACGATTTACTAATTCGATTAAAATTTGTGAGTCAAGTGCTTCGTGGATAAATAAAGCTTTGAGAAATTGTTGCAACTTACTAACTAATATGTTCCATTCTGACTCAGAACCTAGTAATTCAACTAATTTTTTAATTAAACCCGATTGTTGACGAGGACTATTCCAAGGAATTGATCTATATTTTTCAAGTAATAACTCTGGCTGCTGCTCTTGAATTGTTACAATTGCTTGACATACATCTGAGCAAATTTGATTTAGTAAAGCAGAATCATGTGGTGTCAGCGCAGATTGCATAAGCTTGCATTTATATCTATATAGTTAAATAGAATTATTCATCTTTGTTGACTCCAAAAAGATGAATTATACATGTTATATCTGGGCAGCAGTTCTAATGAGATCCGTGAATTTGCTTAGTGAAAGTGTAGATAGTCAACTTGTTGAAGAAGTCGGGTATCTCCGAACCGCTCAAATTTGGCGTGGTAGATCACTAGAATTGGAAGAAACATTCACAATTCTAGTGACAGATAACTATATTTTTTTAGGTCATAATCTATACTGCTGCCATTGTTTCTAATAGCCCAGTAAACATTTTCAAACCATCTGTACCACCCAAAATTGGGTCAGATGCACGTTCTGGGTGAGGCATCATGCCCAGCACATTTCCTTGGCGATTACAAATTCCGGCAATATTATTTAATGAACCGTTCGGATTTTGACCAGTATAACGGAAAACGACTTGGGAATTGGCTTCAATTTCTGCCAAGACTGCTGCATCTGCGTGGAAGCATCCTTCACCATGGGCGATGGGTAGAGTGATGGTTTCAGCAGTATTGTATGCTTGAGTCCAAGGAAGAGTATTTTTTTCAACTTTGATGGGAACGCGATCGCATATAAAATGCAAGTCCCGATTTTTAACTAATACACCTGGTAACAAACCAGCCTCTGTTAAAACCTGAAAGCCATTACAAATACCGAGAACAAACTTACCCTGATTGGCATGTTCAACCACCTGCTGCATGACTGGAGAGAAACGCGCGATCGCACCACAGCGCAAATAGTCACCGTAGCTAAAACCACCAGGCAGAATGATCACATCCAAATCACTAATATCAGTATCTTGGTGCCAAACCATGCGTGTTGGCTGCCCTAATATATCTCGTGTGACATAAGCCATATCACGATCGCAATTAGAACCAGGAAAAACTACAACCCCAAATTTCATTTTTATTTTTCTTAGATACTCAATTTTCAATAAATCAGTTATCAGTGAACAGTTATCAGAGTTTAAGCACCTTACCTTCAATACACCTTGTTCCCGTATGCTTACCGAACTGCTCAATAACCAGCGGGGATCTGGCAAGATAACTTAAATTTACCACTTCAAAAGAAGTGCGGCACTTAGACACGACTAATAACTGTTCCCTGTTCCCTGTTAAAAAATGCCTGTCTGAGTTTCCACCTCAATTAAATCGTAACGATAATTTTCAATCACCGGATTTGACAAAATTTGCTCGCAAATCGCATCTAGATTTTTACGCGCGGTACTTTCATCAGAAGAAACAATACTTAGCTCAATATATTTGCCAATCCGAACTTGTT includes:
- the hppD gene encoding 4-hydroxyphenylpyruvate dioxygenase, with the translated sequence MRIEYIHFYVEDAEAWYSWFIHILGFAEANQDVNCCYPLGKNTLEAYTKVVKSGSICFILSSPTSSTSPVAEFLRHHPPGVVDVAFVVDEIEGVMSRTKNQHTQLLQPIQECLFEDEVIRWCKVAAWGSLSHTLIERQIDRNEEEISSKNSAYFLGIDHVVLNVPLGGLENAVAWYKNILDFHPQQAFNIQTERSALHSQVMISPGGAVQLPINEPTTPNSQIQEFLNLNRGAGIQHIALNTANLTNAIAQLRQRGLAFLPVPATYYSQLSQRSGFSLSPIEIQAISQQEILVDWKPELSESVLLQIFTQPIFSQPTFFFEFIERRHQAKGFGEGNFQALFEAIEREQVKRGSLG
- the purS gene encoding phosphoribosylformylglycinamidine synthase subunit PurS, producing the protein MRTKYRAKIFVTLRPSVLDPAGTAVQSGLKQLGYNNVEQVRIGKYIELSIVSSDESTARKNLDAICEQILSNPVIENYRYDLIEVETQTGIF
- a CDS encoding NYN domain-containing protein, whose protein sequence is MQSALTPHDSALLNQICSDVCQAIVTIQEQQPELLLEKYRSIPWNSPRQQSGLIKKLVELLGSESEWNILVSKLQQFLKALFIHEALDSQILIELVNRIYYLNPAESKTNRHLNSSLDISNNYPVGFQELKSDESTQEISESPQKQIESEQAANNSQNDSESSNYQPLANSNNKSPIAVLLLDAENIILNPETERFLETVCNFPIQVKVAFANWYRKGKLDTELHMRNYDLIHVPSGKDNADGKMIAFGSAIHERFFHAREVLVCSSDKVMTNLCNHLQQNGLMVYHVTKKGNVITINNSKTNQLTTHLMLPTLEQFLSNIKEIIREEETRANHQWVQLSKISQVFNSKYNLGLNKVLSHHLPGKTVKDIFMSKSEFVVHQIPEDNETYVTLFNAPGLNNYIPKNK
- a CDS encoding HAD family hydrolase, giving the protein MLRIITDFDGPIMDVSERYYQVYKLCLQKIKFPQQNIQELGKNEFWQMKRDRISETKIAIASGLDEQQAQEFSLLRKQTVHTQPYFEYDIPAVGSVEVLLKIKQADIDLAVMTMRRVRELDFALERCDLGKFFPENRRYCLGNDYVKTRDIEDKPLLMQRALQELTPATDTWMVGDTEADIAAAKTHGIKVIAVECGIRDRTQLEVYYPDFIVPNFEAAVNLILDQ
- a CDS encoding response regulator transcription factor: MAPAKILVVDDDPAVRNLIQRFLSKQSYQVEAAEDGKTALALFEQFNPDLVILDVNLPDVIGFNLCQEMQSRNGVFVLMLTSRADEADKIRGFSKGADDYLTKPFGLGELEVRVGAILKRQRVVTTAEQKRLVFEKLMIDPVRREVSLNSQPVLLTALEFDLLHFLASHPGRVWRRAELIQEVWDYEYVGDQRVVDVHIGQIRKKIEIDASQPALIQTVRGVGYKFECPAQVPQADKA
- the purQ gene encoding phosphoribosylformylglycinamidine synthase subunit PurQ — encoded protein: MKFGVVVFPGSNCDRDMAYVTRDILGQPTRMVWHQDTDISDLDVIILPGGFSYGDYLRCGAIARFSPVMQQVVEHANQGKFVLGICNGFQVLTEAGLLPGVLVKNRDLHFICDRVPIKVEKNTLPWTQAYNTAETITLPIAHGEGCFHADAAVLAEIEANSQVVFRYTGQNPNGSLNNIAGICNRQGNVLGMMPHPERASDPILGGTDGLKMFTGLLETMAAV
- a CDS encoding CPP1-like family protein produces the protein MSDQNPYDKLGVSEDASFDEIQDIRNRLLEECGGDSRHSEVIEAAYDAILMERLRMRQEGKIKVPERIRFPERLVQPQKKENVAKRDPSPAWLERLLDQPNPADIMLPFLWYLGLGAIGVFYQAGGDQVLQLTLVVGVVVSIYFLNRKEGKFGRSVLLTLIGLIVGLVAGAVIASLIPLNVALPALMPEQRFSTVVTFVLLWLISSFLR
- a CDS encoding DUF2811 domain-containing protein; this translates as MNATVNIFTEIPESLHESLRNYLEKHPDWDENRVLTAALSLFLLQNGESDRSAARVYLETLFQNN